Proteins encoded by one window of Arachis hypogaea cultivar Tifrunner chromosome 1, arahy.Tifrunner.gnm2.J5K5, whole genome shotgun sequence:
- the LOC112697373 gene encoding auxin efflux carrier component 2, translating to MITGKDIYDVFAAIVPLYVAMILAYGSVRWWKIFTPDQCSGINRFVAVFAVPLLSFHFISSNDPYAMNYHFIAADSLQKLVILAALFLWNTFTKHGTLDWTITLFSLSTLPNTLVMGIPLLKAMYGDFSGTLMVQIVVLQSVIWYTLMLFMFEYRGAKLLISEQFPETAGSITSFRVDSDVVSLNGRDPLQADAEIGEDGKLHVVVKRSGASSMISSFNKSHLTSMTPRASNLTGVEIYSVQSSREPTPRASSFNQTDFFAMFNASKAPSPKHGYTNGEYSKGATPRTSNFEEEITMKMHNKKRGARSMSGELFNSSYPPPNPMFSGSTSGLKKKDGGGSGTTPPNNKELHMFVWSSSASPVSEGNLRQAVHSAASTDFDKAVTPETLASKAVQELIENMSPARREAEIEEGGGKKVVEMEEGDAKKKQHMPPASVMTRLILIMVWRKLIRNPNTYSSLLGLTWSLISFRFHIEMPSIVKGSISILSDAGLGMAMFSLGLFMALQPKIIACGKSVAAFSMAVRFLTGPAVIAATSIGIGIRGVLLHVAIVQAALPQGIVPFVFAKEYNLHADILSTAVIFGMLVALPITILYYVLLGL from the exons TCTATGTGGCTATGATCTTAGCATATGGTTCTGTTCGGTGGTGGAAGATCTTCACGCCGGACCAATGCTCCGGGATTAACCGCTTCGTTGCGGTCTTTGCAGTTCCACTCCTCTCTTTCCACTTCATCTCCTCCAATGACCCTTACGCCATGAACTACCACTTCATAGCAGCCGATTCTCTTCAGAAGCTTGTCATCTTGGCTGCGCTTTTTCTATGGAACACCTTCACAAAACACGGTACCTTGGATTGGACAATCACCCTCTTCTCACTCTCCACTCTCCCAAACACACTCGTCATGGGAATCCCTCTCCTCAAGGCCATGTACGGCGACTTCTCCGGCACCCTCATGGTCCAAATCGTTGTCTTGCAGAGCGTTATATGGTACACTCTCATGCTCTTCATGTTCGAATACAGGGGTGCTAAGCTTCTTATCTCCGAGCAGTTCCCGGAGACTGCAGGCTCCATCACCTCCTTCAGGGTTGACTCCGATGTGGTGTCCCTCAACGGCAGGGATCCACTGCAAGCGGATGCAGAGATTGGTGAAGATGGAAAGCTTCATGTTGTGGTGAAGAGATCAGGTGCTTCCTCCATGATATCTTCCTTCAACAAGTCTCATTTAACTTCCATGACTCCTCGCGCTTCCAATCTCACCGGTGTTGAGATCTATTCCGTTCAATCATCCAGGGAACCAACACCCAGAGCTTCCAGTTTCAATCAAACGGACTTCTTCGCCATGTTTAATGCAAGCAAAGCACCCAGTCCCAAACACGGTTACACCAATGGCGAGTACTCCAAAGGAGCGACTCCGAGGACATCGAATTTTGAAGAGGAGATAACGATGAAGATGCATAATAAGAAAAGAGGAGCGAGGAGCATGAGTGGCGAACTGTTCAACTCTTCTTATCCGCCTCCGAACCCTATGTTTTCAGGATCTACAAGCGgcttaaagaagaaagatggcGGCGGCAGCGGAACTACTCCTCCTAACAACAAGGAGTTGCACATGTTTGTATGGAGTTCAAGCGCTTCCCCAGTCTCTGAGGGGAATCTCAGACAAGCTGTTCATAGTGCTGCATCTACTGATTTTGATAAGGCGGTTACACCAGAGACTCTTGCCTCCAAAG CTGTGCAAGAGTTGATTGAGAACATGAGTCCAGCACGTAGAGAGGCGGAGATTGAGGAAGGAGGAGGGAAGAAGGTGGTGGAGATGGAAGAAGGAGATGCAAAGAAGAAGCAACACATGCCGCCGGCAAGTGTGATGACAAGGCTCATCCTCATCATGGTTTGGAGGAAACTGATTAGAAATCCAAATACTTATTCAAGCCTTTTGGGACTCACATGGTCTCTCATATCATTTAGATTTCACATAGAAATGCCGAGTATTGTAAAAGGATCCATATCTATACTCTCTGATGCAGGTCTTGGAATGGCCATGTTCAGTCTAG GTCTGTTCATGGCATTGCAGCCGAAGATAATTGCATGTGGAAAATCTGTTGCGGCGTTTTCTATGGCAGTTAGGTTCTTGACAGGTCCAGCTGTGATTGCTGCTACCTCCATTGGCATTGGTATTCGAGGAGTTCTACTGCATGTTGCAATTGTTCAG GCTGCACTTCCCCAGGGTATTGTTCCCTTTGTGTTCGCCAAAGAATACAATCTCCACGCGGATATACTCAGCACTGC